The DNA window ACGTCGGTGCCATCCTGGCGTTCCTCGTCTATATCCCCGGTTCGAAACACCGGCACATGTTCCTTGCCGCGCCCAATATCTACTTCCGCAGCCTCGAGCCCCGCGGCCTGGCACCCGCGGTCCCGGAAGCGCGCGAGGCTCCAGGCATCGACAACCTGGGACAGTTCGACTGGAAACAGCAGCTCGACCTTCTGTCCTGCACCGAATGCGGCCGTTGCCAGGCGGTCTGCCCAGCCTATGCCGCCGGCCTGCCGCTCAGCCCGAAGTTGCTGATCACCGAAATGCGCGATGCGCTTGCCGCGGGACCATCGGCGGCCCCACTGGTCGGCGGCGTGATTTCCGAGGAGACGCTGTGGGCCTGCACCACCTGTCGTGCCTGCATGGAAGCATGCCCGGTCGAGATCGAGCATCTGCCCAAGATCATCGACATGCGCCGTCATCTGGTCGACGAAGGCCGTGTCAGCCCCGGTCTGCAGGAGGCGCTGTCGAACCTGACCCGTCTCGGCAACTCCATGGGCAAGCCTTCCAAGATGCGGGCCCGCTGGACCAGGGAACTCGGCTTTCCAGTCAAGGACGCACGCGAGGAACCCGTCGACGTTCTGTGGTTCGTCGGAGACTACGCGTCCTACGATCCGCGTGTTCAGGAAATCACCCGCAAGGTTGCCGAACTGCTGACCGCGGCCGGTGTCGACTTCGGCATTCTCTTCGATGCCGAGCGCAACAGCGGCAACGATGTGCGGCGTGCCGGCGAAGAAGGTCTGTTCGAGACGCTCGCTCAGTCCAACATCGATGAGATCAAGGCGTGCAGCTTCAACCGGATCATGACCACCGATCCGCATAGCCTGAATGCGCTGAAGAACGACTATCAGCATTTCGGCGCGGCGTTCGAGGTGCTGCACTATACGGCGCTGCTGGCGGAACTCATCGCGGCGGGAAAACTCGACCTGCATGTCGCCGACGGCGCCAGGGTCACCTATCACGATCCCTGCTATCTTGGACGCTACAATGGCGGCTTCGATGCGCCGCGCGAACTGATCCGGGCCGCCGGCTATACGCTTCATGACATGCCGCGCTGCCGGGAGAATTCCTTTTGCTGCGGCGCCGGCGGCGGCCGCATCTGGCAAGGTGACGACGGCGTGACCGAGCGGCCGAGCGAGAACCGCATCCGCGAGGCACTGAGCCTGGGCGACGTCGCTTATTTCGTCGTCGCCTGTCCCAAGGACAAGGTGATGTACACAGCCGCGATCGATGCACTCGGCGTGGCCGACAGATTGAAGGTCGTGGACATAGCGGAACTTCTCGTGCCGCGTACAAGCCAGGCGCTCGAAATGCCCACGGTGGAAACGACCTGACAGAATGCGATCCGGGAAATCGAGACCAAGCACCATGGGCAATAGGCCCCGAAGGAGGAGAGAGCGATCATGTCGACCCTGAAAATCGGCTTTGTTGGCATTGGAAAAATGGGCACGCCGATGGCCACCCGTCTCATCAAGGCCGGCTATGAGGTGATAGTCCACGATATCGACGCCAACGCCGTGCTGGAACTGACCAATTCGGGCGCAAGGGCCGCGGGCAGCGCAGGCGAGGTTGCCGATGCCGCGGAGATCGTCTTTGCCAGCTTGCCGAGCCCGCAGATCCTGGAAAAGATCGTGCTCGGCGATGGCGGCATCGCCGACGGCAAGGCGGTCCGCATCTTCGTGGACATTTCCACCACCGGCCCGCGAACGGCCGCCAGGGTAGCCGAAGGCCTTGCAGCCAAGAACATCGCCATGATCGATGCGCCGGTCAGCGGCGGATTGAAGGGAGCACGCAACGGCACCCTCGCCGTCATGGTCTCGGGTCCCAAGGCCGCCTTCGAGACGGCGAGGCCGGTCATCGAGAATTTCGGCCGGATATTCTTCATGGGCGAGGTTCAGGGCGCCGCCCAGACCATGAAGCTAGCCAACAACCTGCTTGCGGCGGCGGCCCTTGCGGTCTCCTCCGAGGCGGTGGTGATGGGCGTGAAGGCGGGCCTCGATCCGAAGGTCATGATCGATGTCATCAACGCGTCGAGCGGCCGCAACAGTGCCACCGAGGACAAGTTCCCGAAATCCGTGCTGCCGCGGACCTTCGATTTTGGTTTCGCGACGGGGCTGTCCTTCAAGGATGTGCGGTTGTGCGTGGATGAGGCGGAGGCGATGGGCGTGCCTATGGTGGTGGGCAGTGCCGTGCGCCAGTTGCTGAGCGTGACGAACCAGCTCTACGGGCCGGATTCCGATTTTACCTGTATGGTCAAGACGGTTGAGACATGGGCGCATGTGGAGGTCGGCTCGGCCCAGACCCCGGATGTCGCCAAAGCGAGCTGATCATGGGTGACGCCGAACTTTATGAGATCCATGCCGTTCGCTACGGCCATTTCGAACGCCGCTCGGGTGAGAATTTCCTGGGCGGGGACACACATGATGTTCCCATGCCGCTCGACTACTTCGTCTGGGCGATCGTCGGCGAGAAGCGCACTTTCATCGTCGACACCGGTTTCGACAAACCGACCGGTGACAAACGCGGACGCAGTGTCGTGAGGCCCGTCGATGACGGCCTGGCGGCAATCGGCATCAACCACGCCGATGTCAGCGACGTCATCGTCTCACACATGCATTACGACCATTGCGGGAACCATCATCTGTTTCCGAACGCGACCTTTCACCTGCAGGATGCGGAGATGGAGTTCGCGACCGGCCGCTGCATGTGCCACCATGCCATGCGCCATCCCTTCGAGGCCGAAGATGTCACCACCATGGTGCGGCGCGTCTTTGCCGGAAAGGTTTGCTTCCACGACCCCGAGTCGAAGATCGCGCCCGGCATCACGCTCCACAAGGTTGGCGGCCACTCGCGCGGATTGCAGGTGGTGCGGGTGGAAACCGACAACGGCGCGGTCGTGATCGCGTCCGACGCAGCCCATTTCTACGCCAATATGGAGCGCGAAAAGCCCTTTCCGGTCTTCGACCGACTGAGCGACGTGATCTTCGGAGTGGAACGGATGAAGCAGCTTGCCAGTTCGCCCGCTCACATCGTACCGGGGCACGATCCGCTGGTGCTCAAACGCTTCGCGCGCAGCCGCCAGGACGTCGAGGACATTGTAAGCCTTGCCCACCCGTTGGACTGATCACGTCGATGACGGGACGGCTGGGATCCAGCGACACGTTCGGGCAACGGGCGGGTCACGGCCTTCGCCAGGAGCGCACCGGGCATTCGGACACGCGCGGCCTCGCCCGGATCAAGGCGACGACCGGCTTCATTGCCGAAGACCACATGGCCGACCTCGGAAGGCTCGATGCCGGCGCGCTTGATCGCTTCGGCGGCTACCTTGGCGCCAAGCGCGGCCTGCTCCTCGCCGCTAAGCGTTTCCACCTAAAGTACCGATGCCGGTACGTACACCCGAAAGGATGTAGGTCGTCTGGATGGTCATATGCCGTCACCGTTCCTTCTGGCATCCTGAGGAAGCGCGGTCTCCATTGCCGGATCCTACTCTTTCCGCCGAGCGAAAAACTCCGCGATGCGCGCCTTGATAGCCGGGGAACGGCCGCCTCGCCTTGCAGATCCTGCTCAAATTGAAGCTGTTCGCTCGCACCGAAATCAGCCGCGACCGCCTGCGCGTCGAGAGCCGCGAGCCGCGCGCAAATCGCCAGAGCGGCGGCATGCATACCGTCGTCCTCTGCGATCTCCCAGACAGGGCCGAGCGTTCCGCTGTGATCCGGTCGCCCAACAACATCATGCCGGACGCGCGTACGCGGCCAAGGGTGCGTGAAAGAAAAAGCGGGTTGCCGGCATCGGCCACGAGCGCGATGCCGACGAAAGGCTCATAGAAATAGGCCGAGCGGGCGGCGATGACGATGTCGGCGGCGAGCGCGATACCCACGGCAGCGCCGGCGCGGGGCCGTTCACGGCTGCCACGATGGGCAAACGCGATGCCCGCATGGTCTCGATGAGAGGATTGAAGTGGCGCTCCGCCGTTTGTATCCCGTCATTCCCACTCGATCATCAATTGGAGCGCCACCTCGTTGATTTTCCTGGGTAAAGTTGGTTGACGTTTTCCAAGATACCGCCAAAAATACCGTCGGATTTCTACGCTGTTGAAAAGGCTACAACAATGTAGTCGCTCGTGCGGCATGCACACTTTTGACTGCATCATTTATCGCTGATGTTGTGCGTAGCCCAGCCGGCTGAGTTCGCAAGATGTCACGAATCGGACGCGACGGCCATGGTCCGCACGCCGGCGGCTTGGATCAGCATTCCGGCCTCTCGTCCCGGTCAATGAGGATACGCTCGGCGGCTCCCTCGAGATCCTCGTATTGACCACTCCTCAAGGCCCACAGGAAGCCAGACAGTCCAAGCCCGCCCGCCAACAGAGCAACAGGTATGAGATAGACCAGGATTGTCATGAGGGTTGCGCCAATGTGCCAGTGTGGGAGCGCCTGTCTGGCGGAGCAGTTCTCCTTGGCTCGTCTGGCACAAAACCTTGCAGCCTCGATGCATTGCCAATGACAAGCAGTGATGAGGCCGACATCGCGATCGCGGCTATCAACGGCGTGACATGCCCCAGAATGGCGATCGGCACGGCAACAGCGTTGTAGATGATCGCGATGGCTATGTTCTGGCGGATCAGCCGCCCTGCCTTCCGCGAGACGTCCAGCGCAAGGGGTACTGCCGAAAGGCTTTCACGCAGGAACACGAAATCGGCGGCGTTGCGGCCGATATCGGCGGCGGTGGCTGGAGCGATCGAGACGTGCGCCGCGCCCAGCGCTGGCGTGTCGTTGAGCCCGTCGCCCACCATCAGGACTTTGTGGCCGGCCTTGGTCAGCACTTCTATCCGCTCAGCCTTCCCGGACGGCAGCAGCGCCGAAACAAAACGGTCGATGCCCAATATTCCTGCGACATCGCCACAGGCGTCTGCGGTATCGCCCGATAGCATTTCGACCGAGATCCCGGCATCGTTCAACTGCGCCAAGGCGGCTCCGGCATCGGCCCGCAACGCATCCTCGAAAACGAAGGATGCGACAATGCCCCCGTCTTTCGTCAGGACTGTTCCGCCATGCCCGCTTTCGCCATCGGTTCGGGCCTTCCATCCAGCCCATCGGCGCCGGCCCAGCCGCCAGATACTTCCGGCGACAGTGGCTTCGATTCCAAACCCCGGATGCTCGGTGACGGCATCGAACTTGTGCTGCCCGCCAGCAGCGGCAAAACCGGCTATGGCCTTTGAAAACGGATGACGCGAATGCGCGGCCATATCGGCGGCGATTGCCAGCACGGCCGGATCGATCGACGACGCATTGACGAGCCGGGGCTGTCCGAGCGTCAGCGTTCCGGTCTTGTCGAAAACCGCCGTATTCATCGTCGCCAGGCGTTCCATGGCGGAGCCGTCCTTGACCATGATGCCGTTCTCGAACAGGCGCCGTGCGGCGACCACCTGCACGATCGGCACCGCGAGGCCAAGCGCGCACGGGCATGTGATGATGAGGACGGCGATGGCGATCGTCATCGCCCGATGCCAGTCGCCGGTTGCCGCTATCCAGCCCAGGAATGTCACAAACGCCGTGAGATGGACCACCGGGGCATAAAGCGCTGAAACGCGGTCGGCTATACGGCGATATTGCGCGCGGCCGCCCTCGGCGGCCTCCATCAGCCGGACCATTTCCGCCAGGAATGAATCCTTTGCGGCGGCTGTCGCCTCAATCGTCAGCGGGCCGGTAAGATTGAGCACGCCCTGTACCGCTTCGCCTGGCGCCACGTTTTTCGGCGTGCTTTCGCCTGAGGCCAGCGAGCAGTCGAGATCCGACGTTCCCTGGATGATCTTGCCATCGACGGGGATCCTCTCGCCGGCGGCGATCAACAACCGCATGCCTGGTTCGATCTCGCCGACCGGCAGATAGTCGCGCGCGCCATCGCCGCGCAGCACCATGGCGCCACGCGCGGCCAGCTGAGACAGGCCTTTCACGGCAGTCCGGGCACGCTCCCGCATCACATGATCCAGCGTGCGTCCGATCAAAAGGAAGAACAGCAGCGATACCGACGCGTCGAAATAAGCGTGGTCGCCATGATTGATCGTCTCATAGAGGCTCATGGCGTAGGCGAGCGAAACACCGACCGCGATGGGCACGTCCATATTCATGCGGCCATGACGCAAGGCGTTCCAGGCCGACCGGAAGAAGATGCCGCCGGCGAAGGCGAGGGCAGGAATGGCGATCAGCGCCGAGACCCAGTGGAACAGGTCGCGGGTAGCACCTTCGGCGCCGGACCAGACAGAGACCGAAAGCAGCATGATGTTGCCCGCCGCAAAGCCGGCAACAGCGACGGCGCGGATCAGTTCGGCAAGCGTCTTGTCCTTGTCGTCGATCTCGGGTGCGAACAGATGCGCGTCGTAGCCCAGCCTGCCAAGCGCGGCGATGAACGGTGGCACCTCGTCTCCACGCCACCGGACCGCGACCCGTTTCGTCGACAGGTTGACGCGCGCGCTTTCGACGTGATCGAGCCTTCCAAGTGCCGCTTCGATCGTCTGGATGCAGGCGGCGCAATGAACCGTCGGCACTGAAAGGTCGGTCTGCCGAAGATCGTCGCCAAGCGATCGGCTCGCCAACCTGATTTCCTGGCTGGATGGCAGGACCGATGTGGCGCCGTTCAGATCCAGCGCCATTTCAGCGCCGGGTGCACAGCAGCTCATTGCAGCGCTCCTTGCGAAATCATGATCCGGCGAACGTCGCGATAGGGCTCCGCGAGACCGGCGTCGGCATCGACTTCGATGGTCCATACGCCATCCTTGGGCACGGCCCGTGCTGCAAACTCCTGAGCCGAAGCAAGAACAAGAGTGACGGGCTTGTCCTCGGCCTCATAACCGGGATGACGAAACAGTATCTTCACGCCATGCAAGGGGACCGGCTTGCCGGTGGCATCGCTCAAGCTGTAGCGGACCTCACTCCGAGCGATCGTCAGGTTGCCGGTCCAGCCGAGCGCCGCTTGCGCGCGCCCTTCCTCTGCCTTCCGGTTGAACTGTTGGCTCGCCACATAGGTGTTCTCGACGACGAGGCCGGTCCAGCTCGTATTGGCGAGCGTCACCATGGTCAGGTTGACCGCGATGACCACGCCGAAGAAGCCGAGGATGATGAACAGCATATGCCTGCCGGTGAATTCGCGGGATTTTCGCGAATGAGCACTCATTTGGCGATCTCCGGTGCATTGAAGGTGGCCGTGTATTCGGCGGATTCGAGGCTCTCCTTGTCCTCGACCCGGAACTTGAAGGTTTGTGCAGCGTGCCGAGCCTCACCCGCTGGCTGGCGCACGAAAACCTTCATCGTCTTCAATCGGTCGGGATCAGCCAGGGTGGCGAAGGACCGTGCGGGAGGAAGATCGACACCGAAAGCGCTCATCTCGGCTCCCGGCAGGCCTTGCAAGGTGACAACGATCGTCCTTGGCTCGGGGATCATGTTGAGCAGCTTGACGGTGTAGCCGTTGCGGATCGAGCCGTCGGAAAGGGTCACGAATTGCGGATTGCGGTCGTGCAGGACGTTGAGTTCCAGCCGCTCGCGGGTCAGCAGCGAAAAGAGCAGCGCGAGCCCGACTGCCGACCAGGCACCGAGATAGATGAAGGTGCGCAGGCGGAAGATCTTGCGAACATGGAAATGCGTCAAGCTGTCGGAAAACTTGCCTTCAGCCGTCCTGACAAGGGAGGGGGTCACCGGGGAGGAACTGCCCGCGGTCGCCACCGCCATGTTGGCGTTGTAATCGGACAATGTCGCATAGGAGATCAGCCCGCGCTCCCTGCCAAGCTTGTCCATGACGCCGTCGCACGCGTCGAGGCAGAGCGCGCAAGTGATGCATTCGAGCTGCTGGCCGTCGCGAATGTCGATCCCCATCGGGCAGACGGCGACACAAGCATTGCAGTCGACGCAGTCGCCGACCGGCTGACCAGCAGCCTGGACCTTCTTGGCATGACGCGAACGCGGCTCGCCGCGCCAGTCGTTGTAGGTCACGGTGAGCGAATTCTCGTCGAGTATGGCAGCCTGGATGCGCGGCCATGGGCACATGTAGGTGCAGACCTGCTCGCGCATCAGCCCGCCGAATGTGTAGGTGGTGGCCGTCAGTACCGCGATGGTGACATAGGCGACCGGAGGGGCAGTGCCGGTGAAGACCTCGCTGATCAGCGTTGGCGCGTCGGCGAAATAGAAGATCCAGGCGCCGCCGGTGGCTACCGCTATGACCAGCCAGATGGCGTGCTTCGATACGCGCAGTACCAGTTTGCGCGCCGTCCATGGGCCGGCGTCGAGTTTCATGCGGGCATTGCGATCGCCTTCGATCGTCCGCTCGACGACGAGGAAAAGATCGACCCATACGGTCTGCGGACAGGTATAACCGCACCAGGCGCGGCCAACGGTGGACGTGATCAGGAACAGGCCGATGCCGGCCATCATTAGAAGGCCGGCGACATAGTAGAATTCCTGCGGCCATATCTCGATGAAGAAGAAGTAGAAGCGGCGGTTGGCAAGATCGAGCAGCACAGCCTGGGCCGGCGCGAACGGTCCGCGATCCCAGCGCAGCCACGGCATCAGATAATAGATGCCCAGCGTGATCGCCATCACCAGCCATTTGAAGCGGCGAAAGCTGCCCGAGGCGCGTTTAGGGAAGATTTTCTTGCGCGGAGCATAGAGCGGCTGTCGTGTCTTGGCGGAGTTGACCGCTCTTGCCTCGAGCCGCTCCATCTGCGTTTTATCCAGCACGTGCATCTCCACTCGCGCGCCGCCTATGACATCGTTGTGCGACGGACTTGTCTGCTTCGACAGACGTCCGGTCTGCAGTGAGCCCGCTTCGCCATGTGGGTCGCGCCGCCTTGCTGCAGGTCAATCGCCGCATGCCGGAATGGTGTCGGGGCCCGACTCGTGCCGGGCCCCGTCGCTTGGCGGGGAGGGACGAGAATAGGCTTCCGTTCCTATTCTCCGCCGCCAAGCGAATGGACATAAACCGCAAGTTCCTTAACCTTGGTCTCGCCGAGACGCCCGATCCACGCCGGCATGACACCGTGCTTCGGCGCGCGGACTTGGACGGCGATGGCTGTCTCGCCGGGTGCGTAGAGCCAGATCGCATCGGTCAGATTGGGCGCGCCGAGCTCTTTGTTGCCTTTCGCATTATCGCCATGACAGGCGACGCAGTTTTCCGCGAATACCTTGGCGCCGGGCTCGACGAGACTTGCATCCTGGACCTTGCCCGAGAGGCTGGCGACATAGGCGCCGACCTGTGCGGTCTGTTCAGGCGTGATGATGTCACCGAAGGGCGGCATTTCCGACACGCGGGTATCCGTGTCGGACGCGAAGCGGATGCCGTGCGTGATCGTTTGCTGGATCTGCTCGGCCTTGCCGCCCCACAGCCAGTCGTCGTCGTTCAGGTTGGGAAAGCCCTTGGACCCTTGCGCGCCGGAGCCGTGGCACTGCACGCAATTGACCTTGAAGGTAGCTCCGCCGGCCGCGACCGCGAATTCGCGCAGCCCGTCGTCGGCTGCTATCTCGGATACGGTCTTTTGCTGGATGGCCGCGACATACTTGCCCTTGGCGGCCTCGGCTGCCGCCAGTTCATTCTTGACGTCGTTGCGGCTGGAATAGCCGAGCACGCCCTTCGTTGCCGAGTGCAGCAGGGGCCATGCCGGATAGGCGATGGTGTAGCCGACCGCCCAGGCGATGGTGAGATAAAAGGTCATCACCCACCATCGCGGTAAAGGGTTGTTGAGCTCTTTGATCCCGTCCCATTCATGGCCGGTCGTCGAGATGCCTGAGACTTCGTCGATATGCTCGTTGCTCATGGGTCCTGCCTCAGTGGGATCTGAGCGGCTTGATCGGCCTGCCTTTTGCCGCCGGGTCGGAGCGCGAAGGCAATGCAACCGACTAAGAAGATTGCCATGGCAACAAGGCCCCAGCTGTCAGCGAACTCTCGCATCAAATTGTAATCCATCGATAAAACTCCTCAGCGATAGCCGGCGGCTTCGTCGTAGTTCTTGAAATCGACCAAGGTGCCGAGCATCTGCAGATAGGCGACGAGGGCATCCATTTCGGTGACCTGTTGCGGGTTGCCGTCGAAGTCGCCGATCTTGGCCTTGGGGTAGCGGGTCTCGAGGCCGGATGTGTCGGCATTGGGATCGGACTGCGCCATCAGGTCGGCGTTCGCGTGAGCGATCATGTCATCGGAGTAGGGGACGCCGACCCGCCTGTTGGCGACCAGATGTGTCGAGAAATCCTTCACCTCGATCGGCCTGTCCTTCAGGAACGCGTAGCTCGGCATGATCGATT is part of the Mesorhizobium loti genome and encodes:
- a CDS encoding (Fe-S)-binding protein, whose amino-acid sequence is MASTLPLWILVVTALALTAWRSRRYAVALANAPAAARFDRPMLRLQGVMVAIGMHRKMLRKPLSGVLHAIIFISFFVLFTATIDAFGSRLFPGFSLAAIGGETWIAALQDIFSVLMLIGVALALYQRYVLRPARFDGSNGSDAAIIYVLIVLIVASLLLEAAARIAGGADGSWRPVASALAGLLERAGIPGHAGEELFYWVHVGAILAFLVYIPGSKHRHMFLAAPNIYFRSLEPRGLAPAVPEAREAPGIDNLGQFDWKQQLDLLSCTECGRCQAVCPAYAAGLPLSPKLLITEMRDALAAGPSAAPLVGGVISEETLWACTTCRACMEACPVEIEHLPKIIDMRRHLVDEGRVSPGLQEALSNLTRLGNSMGKPSKMRARWTRELGFPVKDAREEPVDVLWFVGDYASYDPRVQEITRKVAELLTAAGVDFGILFDAERNSGNDVRRAGEEGLFETLAQSNIDEIKACSFNRIMTTDPHSLNALKNDYQHFGAAFEVLHYTALLAELIAAGKLDLHVADGARVTYHDPCYLGRYNGGFDAPRELIRAAGYTLHDMPRCRENSFCCGAGGGRIWQGDDGVTERPSENRIREALSLGDVAYFVVACPKDKVMYTAAIDALGVADRLKVVDIAELLVPRTSQALEMPTVETT
- a CDS encoding NAD(P)-dependent oxidoreductase, which codes for MSTLKIGFVGIGKMGTPMATRLIKAGYEVIVHDIDANAVLELTNSGARAAGSAGEVADAAEIVFASLPSPQILEKIVLGDGGIADGKAVRIFVDISTTGPRTAARVAEGLAAKNIAMIDAPVSGGLKGARNGTLAVMVSGPKAAFETARPVIENFGRIFFMGEVQGAAQTMKLANNLLAAAALAVSSEAVVMGVKAGLDPKVMIDVINASSGRNSATEDKFPKSVLPRTFDFGFATGLSFKDVRLCVDEAEAMGVPMVVGSAVRQLLSVTNQLYGPDSDFTCMVKTVETWAHVEVGSAQTPDVAKAS
- a CDS encoding N-acyl homoserine lactonase family protein, translated to MGDAELYEIHAVRYGHFERRSGENFLGGDTHDVPMPLDYFVWAIVGEKRTFIVDTGFDKPTGDKRGRSVVRPVDDGLAAIGINHADVSDVIVSHMHYDHCGNHHLFPNATFHLQDAEMEFATGRCMCHHAMRHPFEAEDVTTMVRRVFAGKVCFHDPESKIAPGITLHKVGGHSRGLQVVRVETDNGAVVIASDAAHFYANMEREKPFPVFDRLSDVIFGVERMKQLASSPAHIVPGHDPLVLKRFARSRQDVEDIVSLAHPLD
- a CDS encoding enoyl-CoA hydratase-related protein gives rise to the protein MGIALAADIVIAARSAYFYEPFVGIALVADAGNPLFLSRTLGRVRASGMMLLGDRITAERSALSGRSQRTTVCMPPLWRFARGSRLSTRRRSRLISVRANSFNLSRICKARRPFPGYQGAHRGVFRSAERVGSGNGDRASSGCQKER
- the ccoS gene encoding cbb3-type cytochrome oxidase assembly protein CcoS, which gives rise to MTILVYLIPVALLAGGLGLSGFLWALRSGQYEDLEGAAERILIDRDERPEC
- a CDS encoding cation-translocating P-type ATPase, translated to MSCCAPGAEMALDLNGATSVLPSSQEIRLASRSLGDDLRQTDLSVPTVHCAACIQTIEAALGRLDHVESARVNLSTKRVAVRWRGDEVPPFIAALGRLGYDAHLFAPEIDDKDKTLAELIRAVAVAGFAAGNIMLLSVSVWSGAEGATRDLFHWVSALIAIPALAFAGGIFFRSAWNALRHGRMNMDVPIAVGVSLAYAMSLYETINHGDHAYFDASVSLLFFLLIGRTLDHVMRERARTAVKGLSQLAARGAMVLRGDGARDYLPVGEIEPGMRLLIAAGERIPVDGKIIQGTSDLDCSLASGESTPKNVAPGEAVQGVLNLTGPLTIEATAAAKDSFLAEMVRLMEAAEGGRAQYRRIADRVSALYAPVVHLTAFVTFLGWIAATGDWHRAMTIAIAVLIITCPCALGLAVPIVQVVAARRLFENGIMVKDGSAMERLATMNTAVFDKTGTLTLGQPRLVNASSIDPAVLAIAADMAAHSRHPFSKAIAGFAAAGGQHKFDAVTEHPGFGIEATVAGSIWRLGRRRWAGWKARTDGESGHGGTVLTKDGGIVASFVFEDALRADAGAALAQLNDAGISVEMLSGDTADACGDVAGILGIDRFVSALLPSGKAERIEVLTKAGHKVLMVGDGLNDTPALGAAHVSIAPATAADIGRNAADFVFLRESLSAVPLALDVSRKAGRLIRQNIAIAIIYNAVAVPIAILGHVTPLIAAIAMSASSLLVIGNASRLQGFVPDEPRRTAPPDRRSHTGTLAQPS
- a CDS encoding FixH family protein, with amino-acid sequence MSAHSRKSREFTGRHMLFIILGFFGVVIAVNLTMVTLANTSWTGLVVENTYVASQQFNRKAEEGRAQAALGWTGNLTIARSEVRYSLSDATGKPVPLHGVKILFRHPGYEAEDKPVTLVLASAQEFAARAVPKDGVWTIEVDADAGLAEPYRDVRRIMISQGALQ
- the ccoG gene encoding cytochrome c oxidase accessory protein CcoG, yielding MHVLDKTQMERLEARAVNSAKTRQPLYAPRKKIFPKRASGSFRRFKWLVMAITLGIYYLMPWLRWDRGPFAPAQAVLLDLANRRFYFFFIEIWPQEFYYVAGLLMMAGIGLFLITSTVGRAWCGYTCPQTVWVDLFLVVERTIEGDRNARMKLDAGPWTARKLVLRVSKHAIWLVIAVATGGAWIFYFADAPTLISEVFTGTAPPVAYVTIAVLTATTYTFGGLMREQVCTYMCPWPRIQAAILDENSLTVTYNDWRGEPRSRHAKKVQAAGQPVGDCVDCNACVAVCPMGIDIRDGQQLECITCALCLDACDGVMDKLGRERGLISYATLSDYNANMAVATAGSSSPVTPSLVRTAEGKFSDSLTHFHVRKIFRLRTFIYLGAWSAVGLALLFSLLTRERLELNVLHDRNPQFVTLSDGSIRNGYTVKLLNMIPEPRTIVVTLQGLPGAEMSAFGVDLPPARSFATLADPDRLKTMKVFVRQPAGEARHAAQTFKFRVEDKESLESAEYTATFNAPEIAK
- the ccoP gene encoding cytochrome-c oxidase, cbb3-type subunit III — its product is MSNEHIDEVSGISTTGHEWDGIKELNNPLPRWWVMTFYLTIAWAVGYTIAYPAWPLLHSATKGVLGYSSRNDVKNELAAAEAAKGKYVAAIQQKTVSEIAADDGLREFAVAAGGATFKVNCVQCHGSGAQGSKGFPNLNDDDWLWGGKAEQIQQTITHGIRFASDTDTRVSEMPPFGDIITPEQTAQVGAYVASLSGKVQDASLVEPGAKVFAENCVACHGDNAKGNKELGAPNLTDAIWLYAPGETAIAVQVRAPKHGVMPAWIGRLGETKVKELAVYVHSLGGGE
- a CDS encoding cbb3-type cytochrome c oxidase subunit 3 — its product is MDYNLMREFADSWGLVAMAIFLVGCIAFALRPGGKRQADQAAQIPLRQDP